One Halobaculum sp. CBA1158 DNA segment encodes these proteins:
- a CDS encoding NuoM family protein, with protein MIIEALIGVTFLAALVVMLAPDEYAGRLAFALSLLPVVGSLYMWAGFDGGGNALMAGSIAYQTQLDWLTVAGYELQWFVGVDGISLPLVVLSTVLSSLAIVSAWTPIDTRQSQFYGLMLFMEANLLGVFTALDFFLWFVFWEAVLVPMYFLIGVWGGPRRKYAAIKFFVYTNIASLVMFIGFMALVFNLPVSSFGLPEITQSLQNGGLADLNYLGLSADALKLAAFAAMFAGFAVKVPVVPFHTWLPDAHVEAPTPVSVMLAGVLLKMGTYALLRFNFTMLPDVATRPLVATVIAAIAVISVIYGAMLALAQQDLKRIVAYSSVSSMGYVILGLVAYTGLGIGGATFQMVAHGLISGLMFMAVGVIYNVTHTRMVGDMSGMADRMPITVGILVAGAFGYMGLPLMAGFAAEYFIFQGAFASTVIPSAPLFTAASMFGIVIVAGYLLFAMQRTLFGEFRLETDYEVHRAAFHDVAPLAVLLLCTIALGVAPSIFFEMITDAIEPVVAVVGGGA; from the coding sequence GTGATAATCGAAGCACTCATCGGAGTGACGTTCCTCGCGGCGCTGGTCGTCATGCTTGCGCCCGACGAGTACGCCGGCAGGCTCGCGTTCGCGCTGAGCCTCCTGCCGGTCGTCGGGAGCCTGTACATGTGGGCCGGCTTCGACGGCGGCGGGAACGCGCTCATGGCCGGGAGCATCGCCTACCAGACGCAACTCGACTGGCTGACCGTCGCCGGCTACGAGCTCCAGTGGTTCGTCGGCGTCGACGGCATCAGCCTCCCGTTGGTCGTGCTGTCGACGGTGCTGTCCTCGCTGGCGATCGTGTCGGCGTGGACGCCCATCGACACGCGCCAGTCGCAGTTCTACGGCCTCATGCTGTTCATGGAGGCGAACCTGCTGGGCGTGTTCACCGCGCTCGACTTCTTCCTGTGGTTCGTCTTCTGGGAGGCCGTGCTGGTCCCGATGTACTTCCTCATCGGCGTGTGGGGCGGCCCGCGCCGGAAGTACGCCGCGATCAAGTTCTTCGTGTACACGAACATCGCCAGCCTCGTCATGTTCATCGGGTTCATGGCGCTGGTGTTCAACCTCCCCGTCAGCTCCTTCGGGCTACCGGAGATAACACAGTCGCTGCAGAACGGCGGGCTGGCCGACCTGAACTACCTCGGTCTGTCCGCCGACGCGCTGAAGCTCGCGGCGTTCGCGGCCATGTTCGCGGGCTTCGCGGTGAAGGTGCCCGTGGTTCCGTTCCACACGTGGCTGCCGGACGCCCACGTCGAGGCTCCGACGCCGGTGTCGGTGATGCTGGCGGGCGTCCTCCTGAAGATGGGGACGTACGCGCTGTTGCGATTCAACTTCACGATGCTGCCGGACGTGGCGACGCGCCCGCTGGTGGCGACCGTCATCGCCGCGATCGCGGTGATATCGGTCATCTACGGCGCGATGCTCGCGCTGGCCCAGCAGGACCTCAAGCGCATCGTCGCGTACTCTTCGGTCTCCTCGATGGGGTACGTCATCCTCGGGCTCGTCGCCTACACGGGCCTGGGCATCGGCGGCGCGACGTTCCAGATGGTCGCTCACGGGCTCATCTCGGGGCTGATGTTCATGGCGGTCGGCGTCATCTACAACGTCACCCACACGCGCATGGTGGGCGACATGTCCGGGATGGCCGACCGGATGCCGATCACGGTCGGCATCCTCGTCGCCGGCGCGTTCGGCTACATGGGCCTCCCGCTCATGGCCGGCTTCGCCGCCGAGTACTTCATCTTCCAGGGGGCGTTCGCCTCGACGGTGATCCCGTCGGCACCGCTTTTCACCGCGGCGTCGATGTTCGGCATCGTCATCGTGGCGGGCTACCTGCTGTTCGCGATGCAGCGGACGCTGTTCGGCGAGTTCCGTCTGGAGACCGACTACGAGGTGCACCGAGCGGCGTTCCACGACGTGGCACCGCTGGCGGTGCTGCTGCTTTGCACCATCGCGCTCGGCGTCGCGCCGAGCATCTTCTTCGAGATGATCACTGACGCGATCGAGCCGGTGGTCGCGGTCGTCGGGGGTGGTGCCTGA
- the nuoL gene encoding NADH-quinone oxidoreductase subunit L, with protein MAGIFDFAPAIVLLPFLSFLIAIGTAISGRDLLPKGGAIPGIAATAGSLVLSIAMAATVAGGDEYDATIYTWAVGAVPDDGALELTFGVLIDPLSSMMLVIVTLVALLVHVFSLGYMNDDGQTGLPRYYAGLGLFTASMLGFVVADNLLMAFMFFELVGLCSYLLIGFHFREPGPPSAAKKAFLVTRFGDYFFLIGVVAVFATFGTAQFVGTEAAPGFPVLAEQALAGEFAANTFLGLGTEAWFTVVGLLVLGGVIGKSAQFPLHTWLPDAMEGPTPVSALIHAATMVAAGVYLVARMYGFYAVSPTALGVIALVGGFTALFAGTMGIVKRELKQVLAYSTISQYGYMMLALGAGGYVAATFHLLTHAFFKALLFLGAGSVILAMHHNENMWDMGGLKDKMPVTYYSFLAGSLALAGIFPFAGFWSKDEILYETLIHGLDGQPLLLLGYVFGLLAVPVTAFYTFRMVFLTFHGDARTEQAESPEAVRWNVKLPLAVLGVLAAGAGVVNLAPVRALTGAHVDFLHTWLDMGYTDLSVHHYADIDPYSSAYIGGEVTTVLLGAAVSLGLALSGLGLAYRLYAVPEPVEHTDKLGSLKDLLYDNYYQDEYQVYIAERVALPLARAADTFDQGVVDGAVNAVSSVSLFSGSRIRRIQTGVVSNYAAMVTLGLTVLLVVFGLLGGWLL; from the coding sequence ATGGCAGGAATCTTCGACTTCGCGCCGGCCATCGTACTGCTCCCGTTCCTCTCGTTCCTGATCGCGATCGGGACGGCCATCTCCGGGCGTGACCTGCTGCCGAAGGGCGGGGCGATCCCCGGCATCGCGGCGACCGCCGGGTCGCTCGTCCTCTCGATCGCGATGGCCGCCACAGTCGCGGGCGGAGACGAGTACGACGCGACCATCTACACGTGGGCCGTTGGGGCCGTCCCCGACGACGGGGCGCTCGAACTCACGTTCGGCGTGCTCATCGACCCGCTGTCGTCGATGATGCTCGTCATCGTGACGCTCGTCGCGCTGCTGGTGCACGTGTTCTCGCTGGGATACATGAACGACGACGGGCAGACGGGGCTCCCGCGGTACTACGCCGGACTCGGCCTGTTCACCGCCTCCATGCTCGGGTTCGTCGTCGCCGACAACCTGCTCATGGCGTTCATGTTCTTCGAGCTGGTGGGGCTGTGCTCGTATCTCCTCATCGGCTTCCACTTCCGCGAGCCCGGCCCGCCGTCGGCCGCGAAAAAGGCGTTCCTCGTCACCCGCTTCGGCGACTACTTCTTCCTGATCGGCGTCGTCGCCGTGTTCGCGACGTTCGGCACCGCGCAGTTCGTCGGTACCGAGGCCGCCCCCGGCTTCCCGGTGCTGGCCGAACAGGCGCTGGCGGGTGAGTTCGCCGCGAACACGTTCCTCGGACTCGGCACCGAGGCGTGGTTCACCGTCGTCGGCCTGCTCGTGCTCGGCGGCGTGATCGGTAAGTCCGCGCAGTTCCCGCTACACACGTGGCTCCCCGACGCGATGGAGGGTCCGACGCCGGTCTCGGCGCTCATCCACGCCGCGACGATGGTCGCCGCCGGGGTCTACCTCGTCGCGCGGATGTACGGCTTCTATGCGGTGTCGCCGACGGCGCTGGGCGTCATCGCGCTGGTCGGCGGCTTCACGGCGCTGTTCGCCGGCACGATGGGCATCGTGAAACGCGAACTGAAGCAGGTGCTCGCGTACTCCACCATCTCGCAGTACGGCTACATGATGCTCGCGCTGGGCGCGGGCGGCTACGTGGCCGCGACGTTCCACCTGCTCACCCACGCGTTCTTCAAGGCGCTGCTGTTCCTCGGCGCCGGGTCGGTCATCCTCGCGATGCACCACAACGAGAACATGTGGGACATGGGCGGGCTGAAGGACAAGATGCCCGTCACCTACTACTCGTTCCTCGCGGGATCGCTGGCGCTGGCGGGCATCTTCCCGTTCGCCGGCTTCTGGTCGAAAGACGAGATCCTCTACGAGACGCTGATCCACGGACTGGACGGTCAGCCGCTCCTGCTGCTCGGCTACGTCTTCGGCCTGCTCGCCGTGCCGGTCACCGCGTTCTACACGTTCCGGATGGTGTTCCTCACCTTCCACGGCGACGCCCGAACCGAGCAGGCGGAGTCGCCGGAGGCTGTTCGCTGGAACGTGAAGCTGCCGCTGGCTGTGCTCGGCGTGCTCGCGGCCGGCGCGGGCGTGGTCAACCTCGCCCCCGTCCGCGCGCTCACGGGCGCACACGTGGACTTCCTGCACACGTGGCTCGACATGGGGTACACGGACCTGTCGGTCCACCACTACGCCGACATCGACCCGTACTCCTCGGCGTACATCGGCGGGGAGGTGACGACGGTCCTGCTGGGCGCGGCGGTGTCGCTCGGGCTGGCGCTCTCGGGCCTGGGGCTCGCCTACCGCCTGTACGCGGTTCCGGAGCCCGTCGAACACACCGACAAGCTCGGCTCCCTCAAGGACCTGCTGTACGACAACTACTATCAGGACGAGTACCAGGTGTACATCGCCGAGCGGGTCGCCCTCCCGCTCGCTCGCGCCGCCGACACCTTCGACCAGGGCGTCGTCGACGGCGCGGTCAACGCCGTCTCCAGCGTGAGCCTGTTCTCCGGGTCGCGCATCCGGCGCATCCAGACGGGCGTCGTGAGTAACTACGCGGCGATGGTGACGCTGGGACTGACGGTGCTGCTTGTGGTCTTCGGCCTCCTCGGGGGGTGGTTACTGTGA
- the nuoK gene encoding NADH-quinone oxidoreductase subunit NuoK, translating into MFAPPEAYLILSAAVFCIGVFGLLTRRNALLFLMSVELMLNAANINLVAFSYYWGNVTGQTFSLFTMALAAAEVAIGIGIILVLYRNFKEIDVTEATTMRW; encoded by the coding sequence ATGTTCGCACCGCCGGAGGCGTACCTGATCCTGTCGGCAGCCGTCTTCTGTATCGGCGTGTTCGGCCTGCTGACGCGCCGAAACGCCCTGCTGTTCCTGATGTCGGTCGAACTGATGCTCAACGCCGCGAACATCAACCTCGTGGCGTTCTCCTACTACTGGGGGAACGTGACCGGGCAGACGTTCAGCCTGTTCACGATGGCGCTCGCGGCCGCGGAAGTCGCAATCGGCATCGGGATCATCCTCGTGCTGTACCGCAACTTCAAGGAGATCGACGTGACCGAAGCGACGACGATGAGGTGGTAA
- a CDS encoding proton-conducting membrane transporter translates to MSDAGSRPRLKLGGHLVPGLAAVALFAVLTVVFLGASFGEAAGFPEGASITASIGYAMFNIDIEAIDATLVSAEGFVVAFVLIAVALDVAIDAAVFLAKREGEDGIGGVLTDGGREIRETLRGGDD, encoded by the coding sequence GTGAGCGACGCGGGATCGCGACCGCGCCTGAAGCTCGGGGGACATCTCGTCCCGGGGCTCGCGGCCGTCGCCCTGTTCGCCGTGCTGACGGTCGTGTTCCTCGGTGCCTCCTTCGGGGAGGCGGCCGGCTTCCCCGAGGGCGCATCGATCACCGCGAGCATCGGCTACGCGATGTTCAACATCGACATCGAGGCGATCGACGCCACGCTCGTCTCCGCCGAGGGGTTCGTCGTCGCGTTCGTGCTCATCGCGGTCGCGCTCGACGTGGCGATCGACGCCGCGGTGTTCCTCGCCAAGCGCGAGGGCGAAGACGGTATCGGTGGCGTACTCACCGACGGCGGCCGGGAGATAAGGGAGACCCTCCGCGGGGGTGACGACTGA
- a CDS encoding NADH-quinone oxidoreductase subunit J produces MVVETIAFALFAIVTVGSSLGVVLVEDVWHSALLLGAALLSVAVHYVMLQAELLAAMQILVYVGGVLILITFAVMLVRREGEPEQLGVSDA; encoded by the coding sequence ATGGTTGTAGAGACTATCGCGTTCGCGCTGTTCGCCATCGTCACGGTGGGGAGCAGTCTGGGCGTGGTGCTCGTCGAGGACGTGTGGCACTCCGCACTCCTCCTCGGGGCCGCGCTCCTCAGCGTCGCGGTGCATTACGTGATGTTGCAGGCGGAACTGCTTGCCGCCATGCAGATCCTCGTCTACGTGGGCGGGGTCCTGATACTCATCACGTTCGCCGTGATGCTGGTGCGCAGGGAAGGAGAACCGGAGCAACTCGGGGTGAGCGACGCGTGA
- a CDS encoding NADH-quinone oxidoreductase subunit I: protein MIGLLKGMATTMKHALDGKTFTVEYPDVAPEVSPRFRGVHKFSQERCIWCRQCENVCPNDTIQIVQDDQRNGEQYNLHIGQCIYCRLCEEVCPVDAILLTQNFEFTADTKDEFVYNKEQLKNVPWYKGIDPLNSREPDRDAWIGEGDGEIDYQ from the coding sequence ATGATCGGACTACTCAAAGGAATGGCGACGACGATGAAGCACGCGCTGGACGGCAAGACGTTCACGGTCGAGTACCCGGACGTCGCGCCCGAGGTGAGCCCGCGGTTCCGCGGGGTCCACAAGTTCTCCCAGGAGCGGTGCATCTGGTGCCGCCAGTGCGAGAACGTCTGTCCGAACGACACGATCCAGATCGTCCAGGACGACCAGCGCAACGGCGAACAGTACAACCTCCACATCGGACAGTGCATCTACTGCCGGCTCTGCGAGGAGGTGTGTCCGGTGGACGCGATCCTGCTGACGCAGAACTTCGAGTTCACCGCCGACACCAAAGACGAGTTCGTCTACAACAAAGAACAGCTGAAGAACGTCCCCTGGTACAAGGGGATCGACCCGCTCAACTCCCGCGAGCCGGACCGCGACGCGTGGATCGGCGAGGGGGACGGCGAGATCGACTACCAGTAA
- a CDS encoding complex I subunit 1 family protein has protein sequence MTGGVPLQQGMLPDTIAGLLPFGGLAADVVGALLGAFLIANFLLINTAFAGPWAKRKITAAFTDRIAVNRVGPFGLFVIVADAVRLLSKELIVPEGVDRPAWDLGPLLIPFSALLGFAVIPMGSGLQLADPETGLAFAFAASSIASLGLIMMGYASNNKYSLLGGLRAVASNIAYEIPLIVTGVSVVLFTGTLQMSEIVAQQQVALVSVAGVTIPQWFAFVNPFAFVLFVVANVAEVGRNPFDIPEAPTEIVAGYQTEYSSVYFVLIYLGEFIHIFLGGAIAATLFLGGPAGPGPAVLGIVWFTAKIWAFFLFTQWLRSAVPRLRVDQFIEIGWKGMLVLAFANLILTAVIVGVLA, from the coding sequence ATGACCGGGGGGGTCCCGCTCCAGCAGGGGATGCTCCCCGACACGATCGCCGGGCTCCTCCCGTTCGGCGGCCTCGCGGCCGACGTGGTCGGCGCGCTGCTCGGCGCGTTCCTCATCGCCAACTTCCTGCTCATCAACACGGCCTTCGCGGGCCCGTGGGCCAAGCGGAAGATCACGGCGGCGTTCACCGACCGCATCGCGGTCAACCGGGTCGGACCGTTCGGCCTGTTCGTCATCGTCGCGGACGCGGTTCGGCTCCTCTCGAAGGAGCTGATCGTCCCCGAGGGCGTCGACCGCCCCGCGTGGGACCTGGGGCCGCTCCTCATTCCGTTCTCGGCGCTGCTCGGCTTCGCGGTCATCCCGATGGGCAGCGGCCTGCAGTTGGCCGACCCCGAAACGGGGCTGGCGTTCGCCTTCGCCGCCTCCTCGATCGCCTCGCTGGGGCTGATCATGATGGGGTACGCGTCGAACAACAAGTACAGCCTGCTGGGCGGCCTTCGCGCGGTCGCGTCGAACATCGCCTACGAGATCCCGCTCATCGTCACCGGCGTCTCGGTCGTGTTATTCACGGGGACGCTCCAGATGAGCGAGATCGTCGCCCAACAGCAGGTGGCGCTGGTCTCGGTCGCGGGCGTCACGATCCCGCAGTGGTTCGCGTTCGTGAACCCGTTCGCGTTCGTGCTGTTCGTGGTGGCGAACGTCGCCGAGGTCGGCCGCAACCCCTTCGACATCCCCGAGGCACCGACGGAGATCGTCGCCGGCTACCAGACGGAGTACTCCTCCGTGTACTTCGTGCTCATCTACCTGGGCGAGTTCATCCACATCTTCCTGGGCGGCGCGATCGCGGCGACGCTGTTCCTCGGCGGTCCGGCCGGTCCCGGCCCGGCCGTGCTGGGGATCGTCTGGTTCACCGCGAAGATCTGGGCGTTCTTCCTGTTCACCCAGTGGCTGCGCTCGGCGGTCCCGCGCCTGCGCGTCGACCAGTTCATCGAGATCGGCTGGAAGGGGATGCTCGTGCTCGCGTTTGCGAACCTGATCCTCACAGCGGTCATCGTGGGGGTGCTCGCGTAA
- a CDS encoding NADH-quinone oxidoreductase subunit D, protein MSLEEPEPDVPAPVEEQSPDELAELLGDHVIGREEHLNAPGYVIRPDAVQDVLSTLKNEAGYDHLSCVTAQEYEDRYESIYHLKKFDDPTQEVSVVVPADRENPVSESAEPVFRTADWHEREAYDLVGIDYDDHPDLRRILLPETWQGHPLATDYDQDRPQVVPLRENANPLEEDHRGEDDTDTMFLNIGPHHPATHGVLHLETTLDGEQVADVESDIGYLHRCEEQICQNGTYRHQIMPYPDRWDYISAGLLNEWAYARAAEDMADIEVPEYAQVIRTMGAELCRIAAHMLAVGTFALDVYGDFTAIFMYAIRDREKAQNILEDLTGQRLMFNYFRLGGVVWDLPEPREEFFEKTRDFLEDLPEALEEYHDLISGNEILQMRTIDTGVLPPEVAKNYGATGPVARGSGVDYDLRRDDPYGYYDELDWDVVTEDGCDNYSRLLVRLREVEESAKIIEQCIDLLEDWPEEDRTIQANVPRTLKPEDDTEIYRAVEGAKGELGIYMRSDGTDKPARFKIRSPCFSNLQTLPEMAEGEYVPDLVAALGSLDIVLGEVDR, encoded by the coding sequence ATGAGTCTGGAAGAACCCGAGCCGGACGTTCCGGCACCGGTCGAGGAACAGTCCCCCGACGAGCTCGCCGAGCTGCTGGGCGATCACGTCATCGGCCGCGAGGAGCACCTGAACGCGCCCGGCTACGTGATCCGCCCGGACGCCGTGCAGGACGTGCTCTCGACGCTGAAGAACGAGGCGGGGTACGACCACCTCTCGTGTGTCACCGCACAGGAGTACGAGGACCGCTACGAGTCCATCTACCACCTGAAGAAGTTCGACGACCCGACCCAGGAGGTCAGCGTCGTCGTCCCCGCCGACCGCGAGAACCCGGTCAGCGAGTCGGCCGAGCCGGTGTTCCGGACGGCCGACTGGCACGAGCGCGAGGCGTACGACCTCGTCGGCATCGACTACGACGACCACCCCGATCTGCGCCGCATCCTCCTGCCCGAGACGTGGCAGGGCCACCCGCTGGCGACGGACTACGACCAGGACCGCCCGCAGGTCGTTCCGCTGCGCGAGAACGCGAACCCGCTGGAGGAGGACCACCGCGGGGAGGACGACACGGACACGATGTTCCTCAACATCGGTCCCCACCACCCCGCGACCCACGGCGTGCTCCACCTGGAGACGACGCTCGACGGCGAGCAGGTCGCCGACGTGGAAAGCGACATCGGCTACCTCCACCGGTGCGAGGAGCAGATCTGTCAGAACGGCACCTACCGCCACCAGATCATGCCGTACCCCGACCGCTGGGACTACATCTCGGCGGGCCTGCTCAACGAGTGGGCGTACGCGCGCGCGGCCGAGGACATGGCCGACATCGAGGTGCCAGAGTACGCGCAGGTCATCCGGACGATGGGCGCGGAACTGTGCCGCATCGCCGCGCACATGCTCGCGGTCGGCACGTTCGCGCTCGACGTGTACGGCGACTTCACCGCCATCTTCATGTACGCGATCCGGGACCGCGAGAAGGCCCAGAACATCCTCGAGGACCTCACGGGCCAGCGGCTCATGTTCAACTACTTCCGCCTCGGCGGGGTCGTCTGGGACCTGCCCGAGCCCCGCGAGGAGTTCTTCGAGAAAACCCGCGACTTCCTCGAGGACCTCCCGGAGGCGCTGGAGGAGTACCACGACCTCATCTCGGGCAACGAGATCCTCCAGATGCGGACCATCGACACCGGCGTGCTGCCGCCGGAGGTCGCCAAGAACTACGGCGCGACCGGCCCGGTCGCCCGCGGGTCCGGCGTCGACTACGACCTGCGCCGCGACGACCCGTACGGCTACTACGACGAACTCGACTGGGACGTGGTGACCGAGGACGGCTGCGACAACTACAGCCGCCTGCTCGTGCGGCTTCGCGAGGTCGAGGAGTCCGCGAAGATCATCGAGCAGTGTATCGACCTGCTCGAGGACTGGCCCGAGGAGGACCGGACCATCCAGGCCAACGTCCCGCGGACGCTGAAGCCCGAGGACGACACCGAGATCTACCGCGCGGTCGAGGGCGCGAAGGGCGAACTCGGCATCTACATGCGCTCGGACGGCACGGACAAGCCGGCGCGGTTCAAGATCCGGTCGCCGTGCTTCTCGAACCTCCAGACGCTGCCGGAGATGGCCGAGGGCGAGTACGTGCCCGACCTCGTCGCCGCGCTCGGTAGCCTGGACATCGTGCTCGGCGAGGTGGACAGATGA
- a CDS encoding NADH-quinone oxidoreductase subunit B produces MSSDNRPFVTDDSQVLTDTRDARMTGEDNRFNSKLREAFGSSPFILTKFDKFMNWVRGSSMFMLQFGIACCSIEMMHTYAVKHDLDRFAAGVPRASPRQADVIIVPGTIVSKFAPRMKRVYDQMPEPKFVIGMGSCTISGGPFQEGYNVIKGAEEVIPVDIHVPGCPPRPEALVYGVAKLQERIANGESSPVTVKPYELEQFGDLDRDEIVDHLAQEIDEEDLVMRYNWADSP; encoded by the coding sequence ATGAGTAGCGACAACAGACCGTTCGTCACGGACGACAGCCAGGTACTGACCGACACCCGGGACGCCCGGATGACGGGCGAGGACAACCGCTTCAACTCGAAGCTGCGCGAGGCGTTCGGCTCCTCGCCGTTCATCCTCACCAAGTTCGACAAGTTCATGAACTGGGTGCGGGGCTCCTCGATGTTCATGCTGCAGTTCGGCATCGCCTGCTGCAGCATCGAGATGATGCACACGTACGCGGTCAAACACGACCTCGACCGCTTCGCCGCGGGCGTCCCCCGCGCGTCGCCGCGACAGGCGGACGTGATCATCGTTCCCGGAACGATCGTCTCGAAGTTCGCGCCGCGGATGAAGCGCGTGTACGACCAGATGCCCGAGCCGAAGTTCGTCATCGGCATGGGCTCGTGCACCATCTCCGGCGGCCCGTTCCAGGAGGGGTACAACGTGATCAAGGGTGCCGAGGAGGTCATCCCGGTGGACATCCACGTCCCCGGCTGCCCGCCCCGCCCCGAGGCGCTGGTGTACGGCGTCGCGAAGCTCCAGGAGCGCATCGCCAACGGCGAGTCCTCGCCGGTGACGGTGAAGCCCTACGAGCTCGAACAGTTCGGTGACCTCGACCGCGACGAGATCGTCGATCACCTCGCACAGGAGATCGACGAGGAGGACCTCGTCATGCGGTACAACTGGGCGGACTCCCCCTGA
- a CDS encoding NADH-quinone oxidoreductase subunit A codes for MNPWIAIGALAVMGVGIPLGMMAVSAILRPSVPEQGKSATYESGEVPTGSATGIQFNIQYYMVALLFVVFDIETVLIFPWAVIYQPALEAGVGLTTVLLPMLIFIGVLVVGLVWAWRQGAVKWASSPRAARQKTERSRQ; via the coding sequence ATGAATCCATGGATAGCGATCGGCGCGTTGGCGGTGATGGGCGTGGGCATCCCGCTCGGGATGATGGCGGTGTCCGCGATCCTCCGTCCGAGCGTGCCGGAACAAGGCAAAAGCGCCACCTACGAGTCCGGTGAGGTTCCGACGGGATCGGCGACGGGCATCCAGTTCAACATCCAGTACTACATGGTTGCGCTGCTGTTCGTCGTGTTCGACATCGAGACCGTCCTGATCTTCCCGTGGGCCGTGATCTATCAGCCCGCCCTCGAGGCGGGGGTCGGCCTCACGACGGTGTTGCTCCCGATGTTGATCTTCATCGGCGTGCTCGTCGTGGGACTCGTCTGGGCGTGGCGGCAGGGCGCCGTGAAGTGGGCCTCCAGCCCGCGTGCGGCGAGACAGAAGACGGAGCGTTCCCGACAATGA
- the purE gene encoding 5-(carboxyamino)imidazole ribonucleotide mutase, which translates to MTTVQDLIDRLESEANSDADPDATPDVGVIMGSDSDLDTMQGAFDALDELGFAEQTDFRDPPEARFTYETYVVSAHRTPELLYAYGETADDRGLDVIVAGAGGKSADLPNMTASLAYPIPVVGVPVQEKSVDSVIGMPTGAPIVAVDAGKSFNAALSAAQVLAREHDAVEERLVEYHEDLKGGVADVSAELHDLGVAGFRASRDGGE; encoded by the coding sequence ATGACAACCGTTCAGGACCTCATCGACCGACTCGAATCGGAGGCGAACAGCGACGCCGACCCCGACGCGACGCCCGACGTGGGCGTCATCATGGGGTCGGACTCGGACCTCGACACCATGCAGGGCGCGTTCGACGCCCTCGACGAACTGGGGTTCGCCGAGCAGACCGACTTCCGCGACCCGCCGGAGGCGCGGTTCACCTACGAGACGTACGTCGTCTCCGCCCACCGGACGCCCGAGCTGCTGTACGCGTACGGCGAGACCGCCGACGACCGCGGCCTCGACGTGATCGTCGCCGGTGCGGGCGGCAAGTCCGCGGACCTGCCGAACATGACCGCGAGCCTCGCGTACCCGATCCCCGTCGTCGGCGTCCCCGTCCAGGAGAAGTCGGTCGACTCGGTGATCGGGATGCCGACGGGCGCGCCCATCGTCGCCGTTGACGCCGGCAAGTCGTTCAACGCGGCGCTGTCGGCCGCGCAGGTGCTCGCCAGGGAGCACGACGCCGTCGAGGAACGACTCGTCGAGTACCACGAGGACCTCAAGGGCGGCGTCGCGGACGTCTCTGCCGAGCTCCACGACCTCGGCGTCGCCGGCTTCCGCGCGTCGCGCGACGGCGGAGAGTGA